The genomic segment AGGCAGACAATTGAAATTATATGAATACAATAGTCTTTCAAAACAATTGACTATTGTATTCATATAATAGGCAATATTCGAACCTGTGCTTTTACCTTGCAGCCGCGGACAACATGTTAACGTTGCATCTCCACGCGCGATTCCACGGCTTAACGTCTCCGTTTGCAATCCATCCACCTGCAACACGTGTCGGCCTCTGGAGGCCTTCCTACCATAGACACGGTCGACGGGTTCCTACCATAAAGGTATCCTACCATCTCCATTCATAATTGCCACACAAGCATGTAACACATGGATGCCTATCATTACCCGCTCTTTACATTTGCAGTTGCCTTCATTAATAAAATCCCTTAGTGGTTTCAGCAATTTCCCACAGAACAATTGGAAAAAAAGTCACTAAGCTATTAACATTTGCGTATTTTTGTCATTAAActattttttagcaaaaaatatCATTGAATTCTAAGAATCCTCTCTTTTTAACCATTCAGTCTAATTATGTCTGATTAAGACTCAAGGGAGATGGAAATCCATCATGCGAATCGGAGCTACGTAATATGCGGTCCACCTCTGCAGCCCATAGATCTTTAGCTGCAATATCAAAGCCCTAACCCTATTTCTATGAAAACTCAAGGTCACAGCCCTGGTCCTTTTCGAAACGGCATGCTGGAAAATCTCACTAGAAAGTACAAGCATCCTTTTCGAAACGGCATGCTGTAAAATCTCACTAGAAAGTACAAGCGTCATAGCTGTCTGAATCTCCGGGGAATTAATAATTGGATTCTTCTTGTACCTAGCCAGCCTGGAATCTTCATGAGCCCACCTCTCAAAAATATCATTAATGAAGCTGTCTATGATTCCCATGACATTGCGGAAGATTACGATGTCCAGTGAAATTGTTTCAACACCTTGAAGATGTAGATCTTTTAGGTCTCAACGCACTTCTtcgccttcttcttcttcttatctcCTGCTGCAGCCTCGGTTGTTGTGAATTGTTAATTGATGGAGTCTTCTTTTGGATATTGAACACAGGTACCGCTGGCTCGTGGATTTGCCTCGTGAAGAAATAGGCTTTTATTGGTAGTAATATTTACGTGTGTTTATAGATTACTGTTGGGATTGAAGTATTGAACATAAGAAAGCAAGCAGCACAATTAAGGAATATGTATAAAATTAGAACAGTGTTGTCTTCTGTGTCTAAAACTAACAGTGCAATACACATTTGCTAGTATTATGACCTGTGTCATGCATGGGTTTACATATTAGATTGATTGCAAGAAAGAGTTTATTGAATTGAATAAATCTCTTCGGATTGAaatctttttccaaaaaaaattggcGGCATCATAAATATTTTTACAAATCACATTTTCATCTCAAATGCATCACAAATCCAAAAAGTACTACACTATGCTTTTTGAAAATGTCTTCCAAACAATCTTCACTCCAAATTGGCCTACCAATTTTTGGATAGGTGGGAAAACTTTATTGTAAATTTGTTTCTATAAAATGCTCTGGATAAGGTGcttttaaagttttaaaaatttcttttaatatTGCCGCTATCTCTATGCCATCCCAAGTCATCTATGCCATCTCCTTCATTTCCCTTCCTGCCTATCTAGTCCAAATGAACATAAAATAGGACTACTAAATTTACTAGTTAAATAAAGGGACTTTCTAAGGGCACCTGTTAATGTGGATAAAAAAATAACTTGTTTAATTAATGCATTAATTATTTTGTATTCTAGGAAGCTAATTATTAGGAATTCACATTGTAAATGACATAACTAACCTTTACCCTAAAATAAACATTACAAATCTTCTACTAGCATTCAACTTTCTACCGCcaaaattctctctctctctccccccccctctctctctctctctctctctctcacacgtCAAAAATAATATCTTTCTCTCTATGGCTCCAAAAATAATGCTTTTAATAAAAAATCGCAAAAATGGAGCCATTAAGATGCATAAAACCCTAAGTTAGCAGGAAGTTAGATCCAAAGGCAAGGATAACACTCAAAGGTACATCTTATTATGCCattccatcttttcttttctctgtcaattcattaatttaatcttttgtaattaattcttaaattattcttttctagatgaggatTATGTTAAAATTAAGTTTGTCTTCTTTTCATGTTTATATGATATCTAAAGATAAATTTTTAAACGAATTTGGTGATGGTAGTTTTCTTGTTTATACGATGTTTATACTTGTTATCATGTCTATGTTTTCTTGTAGTTTTATGTTCCTACTattgatttcaattttttttacacCTCTACTATTCTTGCAGGTCTTATCCCTTTTTTTGTACTCTTTCCTTCTCCTTCCCAGTTATTATCTCTATATACCCAACTTTTAGAAGATTGAAGATATTAGTAGGTTCTTCTCGTGGTAAGTAGGGGTATGCATCAGAATCGAAATTGATAATTCGAAactttgaattcaaaattttttgaaattttggaatcagAAATTCCGACCGAATTCAAATTCGTTCCGAATTCAATTTGGAATTGAGTAAATTTCGATTTCACTGAATTCGGgaacccttttttttcctttatttgattTGAAACATAGAAACATggaatattatatataaaaaatattgtataaaaatattatatagataatgttatatatatataaaataccgaatttgaaatcgaataccgatttcgaattgtgaattcgaaatcgaatatTTCGATTTGACAAACCCCATTACCGAATTCAAACCAAATTCACATATTTCGAAATTGGAAAACCTTATTTTCATTCTGAATTTCGAATTATCGATTTCAAAAATTTCGTATTCAATTCGAATTCAGTCggtaaatcgaaatttttcgattttACATACTTCTAGTGGTAAGTAATTTCTTTGCTTCTCTATTTTCTTAACATAATTACataattagttgtttttttttgctgctctttttttttttggctttgaaCCATCAACAGTAGCTTTGTTAAACTTGGTGGAAAATTATGTGACTTTAGCTAACAAATAAAGGGCAGTCACAACTGTACCAGGACAACAAATTTAGGCACTAAAATCAATGATAATGTAAAATAATAAGAACTTTTGAATAGTATTTCACACTTTAAGTTCATAAATTTGTTGCATTTTTAAGGAATAAATTGTTGTACGAGTGCATACGTAGAGTAAGTTGTAGACGCTACCAAACCTTGGCTTATTAACCTAAAAATCCTTAGTGGGAAGCTCTTGACGATGTAGCAAATAAACGGAAGAAAACTGTTTCTAATGCTGGAGATTTCAATCCAATATTTTCATTAAAGGTTTAGAATAGATTATTGTAGTTTtggttatttcatttttttaaatcactTCTCAATTAAACAGTGAATTTACTTTGTTTTAATTccactaatatttcaaatggTCTGTTTTGtcatttagaaaaaattttccttGTTAATAGTTTTCCAAAACTAAAGACATCACCTTTTAAATGTTAAAATTCATTAATTAGGGTAACTTTATTCATGTTAACGGGCACCCGTTAGCTGAACTGCTAAACAAATAATATGTTCATCTGTACATGCTTCATGCCTTAAATAattagtttttatatttttgtttccATAACTTAATTCAACAGGTATAAAcattaatcatagaaccaaaATTCCTGTGTTGGTAATGTGAAGTTTAGAAGTAAGAACTATGATAATAAAAGTGAGGAGCGATGAATATCAGTTttcaaggaaaaaataaaaatttagatgTAGTTAtaagttttccttttccttttgtgaaaaaatataGTTTACAACCTCATTTTGAAATACCTAATAAAAAAAGATGTATTACTGAACGGATACAAATTATAATTAGTTCAGAATTGTTTTTCGTTTGAAATGAATTCGAACAGTGTTTAAGAAATCAAGAAGAAGATTTCTTtctaatatataataaatatatgtgaATGTATGGAACTTAAAATTGGGAATTGCGACAGAAGAAAGTGAAGAGTTAAATAAGTGTATTCATATAGGGTATTATGTATTATCTTTGGGATTTGCAAATTCTGGTTATTATTTTGAATATTAGTtgttcaataaaaataaaagcttTGTCGtactttttcattttccaaaatgaaatctATGACCAAATTTTAGAACACTCATGATCAATGAAAGAAATACATATTATTGAATATAGTTAACTGATAATGTGTGAAAAAGTATTTCAATTAGAAAATTATGAGAATTTTGATcttcatttgagcatcaagttgacATATTTCTCTTTTTGTGTAATAAAACTGATACCAATACGTGAAAATTTGATATATTGGGTTTTGTTGCTGTTTGCATTATAGTGGATTATATATAGTTGATAATTGTGACCGCCAAATCTAAAGAAAgcattttattttgtgtttgttCTTGATAATTTTCTGAAGATCTATGTAAAAATTACTGTGttgttaaataaaaatattcatgttatctttttagACTTGTATCTTTTGTAACATTAAGCGCTATATTAATTTTAGGTAAACTTTCTACGTACTAACAATGTATATAGGAGTGGATGTAGAAGTAAACCGCATAATATAAGTtcaattttgaaattcaaattttacatatatagCATACAACAACACCAGTTTGTGTAAAACATTCTtaataggggtggcaattctCGATACAATCCGAAAATATGAATCGAACCCAATACCAAATTATCAGATATGGGTTTACTCTTCACTAGTTTGGGTTAAAATCAGGTCAAATCCAAATAATCCACCAAGCAGATAGATCCAAATCAGGTCAAACATGGGTTGACCCGTTTGACCCATCTAAGCCGTTAAATCTGTAAGCttgtaatttaataaataaattggaGACAtaaagtaaattaaaaaaattaaccaaTTTTCATGCACATAGGAGTAAATTATTTGGATAGCTACAAAACTTTTTGAACAGTGGAATTTTGGTCACTCAACTATTAATAGTATgtttttaaccactaaaccattaaaaatataaattttgaataatttcatctaATTCCATCGTTAATTCTGCTAAATCTAATTATTAATAGTATGTCTCTTAAATTGTGCGACCCCTTAGATCTAGCCGAGTTAATAGTGGAATTAGATGAAATGATCCAAAGTTTACACTTTTAATAGTTCAGCAAGTAAAAATATGCTATTAATAGTTGAATGATCAAATCTCAACTATTCAAAAAGTTTAAAGGCTACTCCGATAACTTTTCAATTTCCACACACATATAGGGATATAAAAAAGGTATGTACACACATATACGTAGACATTATATGTGCATGTTTGTCTTATTATTCCAACTGCttattgttttctttcttttcaattgTTTGCCGAGGCATTATGTtttgtttccattttcattAACAATTCAAGTGTAACTACATTTTCCATCTACTATTCTGTCCAACTTTCACACCTTTTATAATTGCGAGGCCGTCCCTACCAAATTGCACATCTATCTTTTTTATGCTACCAACCGGTTCCCCCTCGCACAATATTCCTTAGTCTTTGTCACTCTAATCCCTCACTCACCACATACTTCGCTCATTTACACATTATTCATGCACTTCGGATATACACGTTTCGTTCAATGGCTACCCGGATAACTTTTCAATTtccacacacatatatgtatacatttatATGTGCGTGTTTGTCTTATTATTCCAACTGCTTATTTTTAAATTGTTTGCCGACGCCTTACGTTTTGTTTTCGTTTCATTAACAATTCAAGTGCAATTACAATTTTCATCTACTATTCTGTCCAACTTTCACACCCTTTTTATAATTGCGAGGCCATCCCTAGTATTTGTCAGTCCCTCGCTTACCTACCCCATACattttttattcactttttcctCTCCCCGTTCATATACACATTATTCCATGCCCTTCGGGCTTCCATCCCCAAATTCACGCACACGTGCCTTGCATTAATGACGAGCTCTTATAGGAACGGTCCAAGTGTTCCTACCATAAATGGATCCATGAACCAATATGCAGCTTTCTGCCATGAGCCAAACCAATCTTAATTTGACTCCCCAAGTCGCTATAATACCTGTTAAGTTCCAGACCTGGAGATAAAGTCAGGAGATTGAACTTTATCATTTCATCAGTTTTGTAGGATCTGTGGAGAGAGAGATGGAACAAAGCAGAACTCAAAAACACACAGTAGTGTTAGTTCCATTGCCCCTTCAGGGGCATATGACTCCAATGCTTCAGCTGGGGAGTGTTCTTTACTCTAAGGGGTTCTCCATCGTAGTTGCACACTCTGAATTCAGACCTCCCAATCCTCTGAACCATCCTGAATTCATCTTTCACCCCTTGTCGGACGGTTTATCTGGTTATCAGGCCTGTATCGACAATTTAATGCATCTCATATTAGCTATCAACAGCAACTGCAGAGCACCTATGGAGGACTACATGGTTCAACTCATGGAAGATCAGAAGCTGCAGGGCCACCAGGTTTCTTGTATCATATATGATTCCCACTTGTGCTTTGTTGATTCGGTTGCTACTCATCTAAAGATTCCAGGCATAATTTTAAGGCCTGATATGGCTGTTTACATGCTAGCTTTTCGCTACATCTGTCAACTTGAAGCAGAAAATCGTATTCCTATTCCAGGTAAATAGCAAACTATTGGTTCAATATCTCAATAAAAAAATCTTTACATGAAATCTTTGAGTTCTTTAAGTTATAAGTTAGTCATTTTCTGAACTTATGGCGGCAAAATATTGAAATATTGCGATTCACAGAGTCCAGGCTGCAGGAACCTGTACCAGAGCTCCATCCTTTGAGGTTTAAGGATTTACCGCATCCAATTACTAAAGAAATACCCGAATGGATTATGGATTTCTTCGTTTCTTCAGTTAATATACGCTCTTCTGTGGCCATCATTTTGAATACAACAGATTGTCTTGAGCATTCAACCTTATCACGGCTTCAGCAATGTTACAAAGTCCCATGCTTCCGAATTGCGCCTCTCCACAAGTTGGGAGCTGCAGCCACATATACAAGCTTCCTGGAAGAGGACCAAAGTTGCATTGCTTGGCTCGAAAAGCAACCTCCAAATTCAGTGCTCTATGTAAGCTTGGGCAGCCTAGCATGCGTAAATGAACAAGAGCTAACAGAAACAGCTTGGGGCCTGGCAAACAGTGGCATTCCATTTATATGGGTTCTTAGATCAGATTCTATGGATGGATCTCAGTTGGAAGATCACTTTCCTGAGGGCGTCATAGCATTACTAGGAGAAAGAGGCTTAATAGTCAAATGGGCACCTCAGAAAAAGGTTTTGGCACATAGGGCTGTGGGGGGGTTTTGGAGCCACTGTGGCTGGAATTCAACAATAGAAAGCATCTGCGAAGGCGTTCCAATGATTTGCAGACCACATTTTGCAGACCAATTATCAAATGCAAGATACTTGACTTATGAATGGAAGGTAGGCCTGGAAATTGAGAATGTGCTGGATAGAGGGAGCATTGAGAAATCTATAAGACGACTAATGGTTGATGCAGAAGGCAAAGAAATGAGGCAAAGAATGTCAGTGATGAAAGATAAACTAGAAGCTGGTTTGCAGAAAGGTGGTTCTTCTTATGAGTCCTTGAATGAATTGACAGAGTTTATCTCCCAACTTCCAAGCATGGTTCAAGAAGGTAAAGTTGATGATCCAGCAACCTCAGTCAGTAAAAATTTAATCCAGTTTGAAGGGCtcaaaaatttggtttagttcTTGGGGTGCCCAAAGTGGCAGGCTGAATTTGCATATTAAGGTTTCATTTCGTCTCAACTTCGAATTTCAGAATCAAATTTGTTTTGGCTACCTCCTTTGTTCcagtaattttgacattttggaaATGTGATATATAATCCGAGTTTTGTTCCTTTAAAAGTGATGTAGCATTTGGTGTTTGCAGGTGCTGCTGTGAGTTTGAGGATTACGTAGttttttaattgcattttgtGCTATTATGTAGTTTGAGGATTATCAGGGGGAGAAAACTaacatttttaaatttttttataggctattttaaatgtttcaaaaaaaattgcatcCCCTCAGCTGACCATGGCTCCGCCACTTATAAGATTGGCCACGACCAAAAAATGAGGAACAAAAGCCAACATTTACCTTGAAGGATATATGTTACTATGTCtaactgaattttttttttgttttaagaatTTTCTGAGTATTTTAGCAATTACTATATATAGAAGAAAAGAGATTGTGGAATATGTACTAAAAACGATATTTGAGCTTGAGGTAATATGACTTTGGCTCCATTTGGGGTTAATTAAGTGAAAAATGATATTCAAATGTGTTCTAATAATCTTTGGTATGGAACTTGAATTCAAACGCCTACAAGAATAATTGGCTGAGTCGAGACTTATCAAAACATCACAAAAAAATCCAGTAAATACCTCTATTCATAATCACtatttttgcaaataaaatgataaaggAGTGGTCAAATACCTGTTGGTGATGAATTGCACGTACTTTCCTTAGATAGCCAAATGGGCTTTTTCCTCATTCTATCTCACTACAATTCTTCATAATCGTTATTAATTATTTGGACTcgtacaaaagaaagaaaaaaaatttcataatcggaatactattcttttttttttttacttttctttccctcTTGACACCCTTCTTACTCCCAAATTATCAATCtataatttgaatttttaaCCTGATactgaattaataatttaaagaaGAAATGGATATCAATCATGGAATCAAGAAGCTGTCTGGCTTATAttacttgtacattagtctagTGATATCAATCATTATTAGAGTAGGTCAATCTTTATTTGAGTAACACGATGTTGCTTCACAAGTCTGCCATGTGCAATCTGTATAAGAGACTGGCTAGTGCAAGTTGTACAACCTTAATTTTTTAGAGTGTGATGCATCTACATTCTAGAAATTCATGAGTTTCTAGAGAAAAGTTGAGGAAAAGCACTGAGATAGGGGAACGTCAATATATTAATTATTGGAGGAGAAGAGAAAGACCACTGAGATTTGTGTTTCTCAGCTGTATGCCAGAAGTAGAGCTGTATGCCAGaagtagaggtggcaatttgtcccaagtcccaatgggctACCCATGCCCAAAAGGACTTTGGGTGGAAAGAGTATTGtaatttgatattgggtttaaaatgggaTACATCCCAATTGTACCAATTATTTGATGGGAAATGTTGGGATACTTGGGTGCCCATTGGGTCCAAATATCTTcccaaaaatttcatttatcCAAAAATTCATCTCTGATTTTCTTTCTGttgcaaaaatctgattttttttttcacttccattttctttcttttcctttgttcaCTTtcctacaaaagaaaaccaattaagtaaaaatgatttcatttaaacaactttaaaaaaataaagataacaataaaaataaaatgaattggtaaaattttgGTATCTACAAGAATCAATGCTTTACTAACAACTGTTGGCACCCCTTTACCCCTTTACGTTGATTTTGTGCTAATTGTTAAACTATCTACATAGATTTCTATATGCAACCCTGTTATCAATTTTTAATCAGCTTCTTCGTTTCTATGCTAGCTTTATTCAGCATTTAATGTGAATTTCTTTTGTAtcaatttttggaaattttaagaatGTCAGTAAGAATGAATTTGGTGTTAAAAAATCTTGTTTCCAGTCCTTGTGTCAGACAACATTATGTCATATTTAGGTAGAGACGATTACTAACCTTACCCATATCCTTGGACAGTGATGAGGATAAATGTCCAACAGCCTCAGTATCCTGGCTATCTTGATATCTGTTGGAATATAgctgtatatctatcttttcctttatttgttaatccaatttttggtttaATCCAGGGAGAAGATATGTTCATTCTTATCAAAATGTTATGTCTTTTTAAAGTAACTGTTGATCGTTCTAGAGTGTAAATGAATTcagtaaaatataaattcacaataagatcaaaagaaatttaataaataaaaatattaaagttatataaaacataaaaaaaagaattaaaggaaaaaatatagaaaatagatttgggtattgggcgggatcaatctaaacccatcctaaagtgatcccgcccaaattaggcccaaaacacatatgggtaaggttaGTCCCAAACTTATATGATTCGGTTCCATTTCGAACCCAAGTaaatcccgcccatcccgcccattttgccacctctagccAGAAGGGGCCCTTAATACAGCTGTAGAAAATGGCTTGCAAATTAATTGATTAGATAAAAAAAACAGCCCAAATTCAAGAGCACTTTAGTAATAGAAAGCCGACAAAGACGAAGGGTTGGTCATTGTCCGATGACAATGGAAATCAAGAAATAGCCCAcattcaaaatgaattttattacttttttactTATATCTGATAATTAAAACACTCTATTAAATATCCTATTATAATATGAACAACTACATGTCACTGAGTTgattgaataattttttttttttttgcatttcaattggttatcaataaattttCAATTGAAATAGAGATGTTATAATTGTTTAAATTATTCAATGAAATTATCAATTTTAGATGAACATAACTATAAAtgctttaaaattttattattgaaatatttgatttaatatgaCGGAAAGACAAGAAAAGGTACCGAGAAAGCCTATCTTCACTTCATTTCAATCTCATTGATTTGGTTCTTGTGTATCGAGAAAGCCTTGCTGATTGATTTTCTTGGCCAATACTTTAGCCTTGACAGTGGCGGATCCATCTATTGGTCCATGGGGGCCACGTGTTCCCACTGatcccaaaaataaataaataaataaatagagttTAGACAcacactttttaaaaaaaaaaaaggtttaagggataatttcataaacctccatTGAGATTTCTAATAATTTCGCTGAACTTTCTTAATATTTTAGAAATTACATTTACCGCTCTTgtccaacaaaaataaatattaaccTTACTATTTTAATAAAACTCCCCTGTTATGTATGTAAATAGAAAGAATGggatttataattttttttcgtttcattttctcttcttgttcctcttttttttaaaaaatattttacgAGTAAAACTATAGAACTATGAACTATAAGTACTAACTCTAGTCACTATGATTACTAGATGTTGACtagtgatattttttttttgacaattttataTGTGATCCGATATTTTTTTGATCTTTTTTCTTTATATCAAAAGCAACAATAAGTTAAGAAGAAACTGTTTAAAATTACTACTAAACTATGTGGGACGTGGGACAGAGAGGGTTGAACCTGTCCAATTTTTGGATGGcagattatttgagataattttataaaaaaaaaatatattagcaCTTTTTTTATGtaatgtatgtaagataaaaagtaattaaaaaatgtgttgataATGCAAATAAGTCAGTGTGTATAAATAAGGTGTAAATAATATGTAATCCAAACAAACACGGTATGTTTTTAGCCACTGAACAAAATTTTGGATAATTCCATCTAGTTGACTTTGTCAGATCCAATTATTAATAGTACGTTTCGTAAATTGTACGAATCATTAAATCTAATAGAGTTAATAGTGAAATTAGATAGAATGAcctaatatttatatttataatagTTAAGTGAATAAAAATATATGAATGGTCAAATTTTAACTGTTCAAAAAGTTCAATAGTTGCCCaaataacttttcaaatttcacacacagATGGGGACATAAAAAAAGTATGTACACGCACATACATGTGTTTGTCTTAGTATTCCAACTGGTTATTTTTGTTTCATCTCAATTGTTTGCCGACGCCTTATGTTTTGTTCCCGTTTTCATTAAAAATTCAAGTGTAATTACATTTTCATCGGCTATTCTGTCCAACTGTCACACCCGTCCTTAGATTGAATTTTACCATTTCATCAGTTCTGTAGGATCTGTGGAGAGAGATATGGAACAAAGCAGAACTCAAAAACACACAGTAGTGTTAGTTCCATTGCCCCTTCAGGGGCATATGACTCCAATGCTTCAGCTGGGGAGTATTCTTTACTCTAAGGGGTTCTCCATCGTAGTTGCACACTCTGAACTCAGACCTCCCAATCCTCTGAACCATCCTGAATTCATCTTTCACCTCTTGTCGGACGGTTTATCTGGTTATCAGGCCTCTATCGACAATTTAAAGCATCTCGTATTAGCTATGAACAGCAACTGCAGAGCACCTATGCAGGACTACATGGTTCAACTCATGGAAGATCAGAAGCTGCAGGGCTACCCGGTTTCTTGTATAATATATGATTCCTACTTGTGCTTTGTTGATTCGGTTGCTACTCATCTAAAGATTCCAAGCATTGTTTTAAGGCCTAATATGGCTGCTTACATGCTATCTCGTCGCTACATCTGTCAACTTCAAGCAGAAAATCGTATTCCTTTTCCAGGTAAATTGCAAACTAATGGTTTaatatctcatttttttttaaaaaaaaaaaagaaatctttacATGAAAGATTTCAGTCCTTTAAGCTGTAAGTTAGTCATTCTCTGAACTTCTGGTGGCAAAAAATTGGAATATTGCGATTCACAGAGTCCAGGCTGCTGGACCCTGTACCAGAGCTCCATCCTTTGAGGTTTAAGGATTTACCGTATCCAATTACTAATGAAATACCCGAATGGATTATGGATTTCTTCGCTTCTTCAGTCAATATACGCTCTTCTGTGGCCATCATTTTGAATACAACAGATTGTCTTGAGCATTCAACCTTATCACGGCTTCAGCAACGTTACAAAGTCCCATGCTTCCCAATTGCGCCTCTCCACAAGTTGGGAGCTGCAGCAACATCTACAAGCTTCCTGGAAGAGGACCAAAGTTGCATT from the Coffea arabica cultivar ET-39 chromosome 11e, Coffea Arabica ET-39 HiFi, whole genome shotgun sequence genome contains:
- the LOC140021676 gene encoding UDP-glucose iridoid glucosyltransferase-like, which encodes MEQSRTQKHTVVLVPLPLQGHMTPMLQLGSVLYSKGFSIVVAHSEFRPPNPLNHPEFIFHPLSDGLSGYQACIDNLMHLILAINSNCRAPMEDYMVQLMEDQKLQGHQVSCIIYDSHLCFVDSVATHLKIPGIILRPDMAVYMLAFRYICQLEAENRIPIPESRLQEPVPELHPLRFKDLPHPITKEIPEWIMDFFVSSVNIRSSVAIILNTTDCLEHSTLSRLQQCYKVPCFRIAPLHKLGAAATYTSFLEEDQSCIAWLEKQPPNSVLYVSLGSLACVNEQELTETAWGLANSGIPFIWVLRSDSMDGSQLEDHFPEGVIALLGERGLIVKWAPQKKVLAHRAVGGFWSHCGWNSTIESICEGVPMICRPHFADQLSNARYLTYEWKVGLEIENVLDRGSIEKSIRRLMVDAEGKEMRQRMSVMKDKLEAGLQKGGSSYESLNELTEFISQLPSMVQEGKVDDPATSVSKNLIQFEGLKNLV
- the LOC113717800 gene encoding UDP-glucose iridoid glucosyltransferase-like, whose product is MEQSRTQKHTVVLVPLPLQGHMTPMLQLGSILYSKGFSIVVAHSELRPPNPLNHPEFIFHLLSDGLSGYQASIDNLKHLVLAMNSNCRAPMQDYMVQLMEDQKLQGYPVSCIIYDSYLCFVDSVATHLKIPSIVLRPNMAAYMLSRRYICQLQAENRIPFPESRLLDPVPELHPLRFKDLPYPITNEIPEWIMDFFASSVNIRSSVAIILNTTDCLEHSTLSRLQQRYKVPCFPIAPLHKLGAAATSTSFLEEDQSCIAWLEKQPPNSVLYVSLGSLARVNEQELTETAWGLANSGIPFIWVLRSDSKDGSQLEDHFPEGVKALLRERGLIVKWAPQKKVLAHSAVGGFWSHCGWNSTIESICEGVPMICRPHFADQSSNARYLTYEWKVGLEIENVLDRGSIEKSIRRLMVDAEGKEMRQRMSVMKDKLEAGLQKGGSSYESLNDLTEFISQLTSKHGSRS